Proteins encoded by one window of Flavobacteriales bacterium:
- a CDS encoding Nif3-like dinuclear metal center hexameric protein gives MKIKELIAFLESTAPIQLQESYDNCGLLCGDSEQTVSNVLVSLDCTEAVIAEAVAKKCEIVVCHHPVIFKGLKKLTGSNYVERTMIAAIKNGVAIYAIHTNLDNVSHGVNAIFAEKLGLRNTRILAPKSSELKKLGVYVPSDNREQLLDALFSAGAGEIGNYAECSFSIEGTGSFMAMDNSNPYVGEKGIRHHEKETRIEVVFPRWKEREILSAMRSNHPYEEIAFDVVSLDNTFQSVGAGLIGELPEEMSTSDFIAMVKSKMKAGVVRYTTLNDPQQKIKKVALCGGSGSFLLSQAKSAGAQAFVTGDFKYHEFFDAEGKIVIADIGHFESEQFTIDLLVAWIRKKFPTFAVHFTDTNTNPINYL, from the coding sequence ATAAAAATTAAAGAGCTTATTGCTTTTTTAGAATCCACCGCTCCAATACAATTGCAGGAATCCTATGATAATTGCGGTTTGTTATGTGGTGATTCTGAACAAACTGTCTCCAACGTTCTGGTAAGTTTAGATTGTACTGAAGCGGTGATTGCTGAGGCAGTTGCAAAAAAATGTGAAATCGTAGTTTGTCATCACCCGGTGATATTTAAAGGACTAAAAAAACTGACCGGATCCAATTATGTAGAGCGCACCATGATTGCAGCCATAAAAAATGGAGTAGCCATCTATGCAATTCACACGAATCTCGATAATGTATCACATGGTGTAAATGCCATTTTTGCTGAAAAATTGGGATTGAGGAATACACGAATTTTAGCTCCAAAATCTTCGGAATTAAAAAAATTGGGAGTGTATGTTCCTTCGGATAACAGGGAGCAGTTGTTGGATGCCTTATTTAGTGCAGGTGCAGGTGAAATTGGGAATTATGCAGAATGTAGTTTTTCCATTGAAGGTACTGGCAGTTTTATGGCCATGGATAATTCTAATCCCTATGTAGGAGAGAAGGGGATTCGTCACCATGAAAAGGAAACCCGCATAGAGGTTGTTTTTCCGCGATGGAAGGAAAGAGAAATCCTCTCGGCCATGCGCTCCAATCACCCTTATGAAGAAATCGCTTTTGATGTTGTATCGTTGGATAATACGTTCCAGTCGGTGGGGGCGGGACTCATTGGTGAATTGCCTGAGGAAATGTCGACATCTGATTTTATTGCTATGGTAAAATCAAAAATGAAAGCCGGCGTTGTACGTTATACCACATTGAACGACCCGCAGCAAAAAATAAAAAAGGTGGCTTTGTGTGGAGGTTCGGGCAGTTTTCTCCTTTCCCAGGCAAAGTCCGCCGGAGCCCAGGCCTTTGTTACGGGCGACTTCAAATACCATGAATTCTTTGATGCTGAGGGTAAAATTGTTATTGCCGACATCGGACACTTTGAATCTGAGCAATTTACGATCGATTTACTGGTCGCTTGGATAAGAAAAAAATTTCCTACATTTGCGGTTCATTTTACGGATACCAATACTAATCCAATCAATTACCTTTAA
- the lpxK gene encoding tetraacyldisaccharide 4'-kinase: MLVTEMRNFFYRSGILKSSQFDIPIISIGNLSVGGTGKSPMTAYLVNRLKSNHQVGVLSRGYGRKTQGYLEVDSNGSATEYGDEPLQLKRNFPDIPVAVESHRIKGIVNLLDHHEEMDVVLLDDAYQHRAVKAGLSILLTDYSAPFFTDFVLPTGNLRELRSNANRADIIIVTKCPEYMDQSFKKDFIRKISKYSKAPVFFSSVVYENLCALNQGDNVPALDDKYVLALSGIARPVPFFTFLKSKSKCVKEMRFPDHHRFTLKDIQKIEQAFHEFSAQGGIICTTEKDAMRLQSLQGEAKIIIQKLPIFYQKIGVKIHEESLFNSIIEEYVATNKGNHLIPSEQDESHS; this comes from the coding sequence GTGCTCGTCACAGAAATGCGGAATTTTTTTTACAGATCCGGAATTTTAAAATCAAGTCAATTTGATATCCCAATCATTTCCATTGGGAATTTATCAGTAGGCGGAACGGGAAAATCTCCAATGACAGCCTACCTCGTGAACCGATTAAAATCCAACCATCAGGTTGGTGTTCTCAGTCGCGGATACGGAAGAAAAACACAGGGCTATCTGGAAGTAGATTCCAATGGAAGTGCTACCGAATACGGAGATGAACCTTTGCAGTTGAAACGCAATTTTCCCGACATCCCCGTAGCGGTTGAGTCGCACCGGATTAAAGGCATTGTTAACTTGCTGGACCATCATGAAGAAATGGATGTGGTTTTGCTCGATGATGCTTACCAACACCGGGCAGTAAAGGCCGGATTATCCATTCTTTTAACCGACTATTCGGCTCCTTTCTTTACAGATTTTGTTTTACCAACAGGTAATCTGAGAGAGCTTCGTAGTAATGCTAACCGTGCCGACATCATCATTGTTACGAAGTGTCCGGAATACATGGATCAATCATTTAAGAAGGATTTCATTCGTAAAATTTCGAAATACTCCAAAGCTCCCGTATTTTTTTCATCGGTGGTTTATGAAAATTTATGCGCGCTTAATCAGGGCGATAATGTGCCAGCGCTGGATGACAAATACGTGCTTGCCCTAAGCGGTATTGCTCGTCCTGTTCCTTTCTTCACTTTTTTAAAAAGTAAATCGAAATGCGTAAAAGAAATGCGTTTTCCGGACCATCACCGTTTTACACTTAAGGACATTCAAAAAATAGAGCAGGCATTCCACGAATTTTCTGCACAGGGCGGAATAATTTGCACCACCGAAAAAGATGCCATGCGTTTGCAAAGTCTGCAAGGAGAAGCAAAAATTATCATTCAAAAATTACCTATCTTTTATCAAAAGATCGGGGTCAAAATACACGAAGAATCATTGTTCAATTCTATTATCGAAGAGTATGTTGCAACAAATAAAGGAAACCACCTCATTCCTTCAGAGCAAGACGAATCTCATTCCTGA
- a CDS encoding purine-nucleoside phosphorylase, giving the protein MLQQIKETTSFLQSKTNLIPEVGIILGTGLGGLTKEIEISVAIPYNEIPHFPVSTVQGHSGKLLFGKLGGKNIVAMQGRFHFYEGYDMKQVTYPVRVMQALGIKNLMLSNAAGGTNPYFQIGEIMIIKDHINLFPTNPLIGKNEDQLGPRFPDMSEAYDKKQIAMAKEIASSNNIRVAEGVYAGLTGPCYETPSEYKYLQIIGADAVGMSTVPEVIVARHMGIPCFAVSIITDLGIDGKIVEVSHEEVQQVASEAEPRMTLIIKELLKRI; this is encoded by the coding sequence ATGTTGCAACAAATAAAGGAAACCACCTCATTCCTTCAGAGCAAGACGAATCTCATTCCTGAAGTTGGGATTATTTTAGGAACGGGTCTTGGCGGATTAACCAAAGAGATTGAAATAAGTGTTGCAATACCTTATAATGAAATCCCCCATTTTCCGGTTTCAACCGTGCAAGGACATTCCGGCAAATTGTTGTTTGGAAAACTAGGCGGAAAAAACATCGTTGCCATGCAGGGTCGTTTCCATTTTTACGAGGGTTACGACATGAAGCAAGTGACCTATCCTGTTCGGGTAATGCAAGCATTAGGAATAAAAAATCTGATGCTTTCGAATGCTGCGGGCGGGACAAATCCCTACTTTCAAATCGGCGAAATCATGATCATTAAAGATCATATCAACCTGTTTCCAACGAATCCGCTAATTGGGAAAAACGAAGATCAGTTAGGTCCCCGCTTTCCGGATATGAGTGAAGCCTACGACAAAAAGCAAATTGCAATGGCAAAAGAAATTGCGTCTTCGAATAACATCAGGGTTGCCGAAGGTGTTTATGCAGGATTAACAGGACCATGCTACGAAACTCCTTCGGAATATAAATACCTGCAAATTATAGGGGCAGACGCTGTTGGAATGAGCACGGTTCCTGAAGTTATTGTTGCCCGCCACATGGGAATTCCCTGTTTTGCCGTTTCCATTATAACCGATTTAGGCATAGACGGTAAAATTGTGGAAGTGAGTCATGAAGAGGTGCAACAGGTCGCTTCTGAAGCTGAGCCAAGAATGACCCTAATTATTAAGGAACTCCTGAAGAGAATCTAA
- the gatB gene encoding Asp-tRNA(Asn)/Glu-tRNA(Gln) amidotransferase subunit GatB, which translates to MNSIYDKYEAVIGLEVHAQLLTRSKNFSADKNEYGAIPNTNVSVISLGHPGTLPRLNKKSIEFAVRLGIACEAEIRSHMHFARKNYFYADLPKGYQITQDTTPICEKGFIMIKDENGNDKKINLIRIHIEEDAGKSIHDVDPFDTLVDLNRAGVPLLEIVSAPDIKTAKEAYNYLTEVRKLIRYLDICDGNMEEGSMRCDANISVMLKGSEKFGTRAEVKNMNSIRNVQRAIEFEIKRQIELIESGGTVVQETRSFDAVSGGTISMRSKEMAHDYRYFPEPDLPPVTVTSEYIQEVKNHLPPLPAELFKRYTSEFGLSEYDAYQLTDHKSVALFFEELIKHTKNYKSAANWIMGDVRSWLNENGKEIEEFPLSPAKIADLIALIDSGKVSHTVAAQSIFPVLISSPEKTPLQIAEENNLIQESDQDALLGFIHQAIENIGPAKLAEYKGGKKGLVGLYMGEVMKLSKGKADPKNTNQLLIKTLDEK; encoded by the coding sequence ATGAATTCAATCTACGACAAATACGAAGCAGTTATCGGTTTGGAAGTGCATGCACAATTGCTGACGCGTTCCAAAAATTTTTCGGCCGATAAAAATGAATATGGTGCAATCCCAAACACCAATGTGAGTGTAATATCGCTTGGTCACCCCGGCACCTTGCCCCGACTAAATAAAAAAAGCATAGAGTTCGCGGTGCGACTTGGAATTGCGTGTGAAGCGGAGATTCGCTCGCATATGCATTTTGCAAGAAAAAATTATTTCTATGCCGACTTACCGAAAGGGTATCAGATTACGCAGGACACTACTCCCATTTGTGAAAAGGGTTTCATCATGATTAAAGATGAAAATGGGAATGACAAAAAAATAAATCTTATCCGGATTCACATTGAAGAAGATGCCGGAAAAAGCATTCACGATGTGGATCCATTTGATACGCTTGTTGACCTAAACCGCGCAGGAGTTCCTCTTTTGGAAATTGTTTCTGCGCCCGATATTAAAACAGCCAAAGAAGCCTATAACTATCTCACTGAAGTGCGAAAATTAATTCGCTACCTGGATATTTGCGACGGAAATATGGAAGAAGGCTCGATGCGTTGCGATGCCAATATTTCTGTGATGCTTAAAGGCTCAGAAAAATTTGGTACCCGGGCAGAGGTAAAAAACATGAACTCTATTCGAAATGTACAACGTGCAATTGAGTTTGAAATTAAACGTCAAATTGAATTGATTGAATCCGGAGGAACAGTTGTTCAGGAAACCCGATCGTTTGATGCAGTAAGTGGAGGAACAATTAGCATGCGTAGTAAAGAAATGGCGCACGACTACCGGTATTTCCCGGAACCCGATTTACCACCGGTAACTGTTACCAGCGAGTATATTCAGGAAGTCAAAAACCATTTGCCACCACTTCCTGCTGAATTATTTAAGCGCTACACTTCTGAATTCGGATTGTCGGAATATGATGCCTATCAATTAACCGACCATAAATCGGTGGCCTTGTTCTTTGAGGAATTGATTAAGCATACGAAAAACTACAAATCAGCAGCTAACTGGATAATGGGAGATGTTCGTTCATGGTTGAATGAAAATGGAAAAGAGATAGAAGAATTCCCGCTTAGTCCAGCCAAAATCGCTGATTTAATAGCACTGATCGATTCCGGCAAGGTGAGTCACACCGTAGCTGCTCAATCGATATTTCCGGTATTGATTTCATCTCCGGAAAAAACGCCGCTTCAGATTGCTGAAGAAAATAATTTAATTCAGGAAAGTGATCAGGATGCATTACTTGGATTTATCCACCAGGCCATTGAAAATATTGGTCCGGCAAAACTTGCTGAATACAAAGGCGGCAAAAAAGGATTGGTTGGTTTATATATGGGCGAAGTAATGAAACTTTCGAAAGGAAAAGCTGATCCGAAAAACACCAACCAATTATTAATTAAAACACTCGACGAAAAATAA
- a CDS encoding AhpC/TSA family protein: MKKFIFFFLITVIASACGKSGNTLKGTFNNGGGQTVYLERFEKSKPIIVDSAVIEDNGNFTLQFPNQLDIYRLRIHENDFAVLILDSSNTPEIKADAGQVLATYSVNGSKNSELVHEFFKKTNEYLVQREEFRKRLDVIALDDSIGRAAVLGEIEVAKTEFDNYKKAFVNENPASPALITTMNQFHPLEEIEYLKKIEAALAASMPNSEYHQSLKLTVQQSEMQAQMMEMEKQQAELTANLLKTGTPAPEIDLPGIDGNNIKLSSLRGKYVLIDFWASWCVPCRNENPNVVRLYEKYKDKGFEVYSVSLDDKKDKWINAINKDGLVWKSHVSELKQWQSAVVSTYGIQSIPFTVLLDKKGNVLATNLRGTQLEDKLKELLGV; this comes from the coding sequence ATGAAAAAATTCATTTTCTTTTTTCTTATAACTGTCATCGCATCTGCCTGCGGAAAAAGTGGCAACACGTTGAAAGGGACCTTTAACAATGGAGGTGGACAAACTGTTTATCTCGAGCGATTTGAAAAATCGAAACCTATTATCGTTGATTCTGCAGTAATTGAAGACAACGGAAATTTCACGCTTCAATTCCCGAATCAATTAGATATTTATCGACTTCGTATTCATGAAAATGATTTTGCGGTATTAATTCTAGACAGTAGCAACACACCGGAAATTAAAGCAGACGCAGGACAAGTTTTAGCCACCTATTCCGTAAATGGTTCAAAAAACAGTGAGTTGGTTCATGAATTTTTCAAAAAAACGAACGAATACCTGGTACAAAGAGAAGAGTTTAGAAAGCGATTGGATGTTATTGCATTGGATGATTCTATAGGCAGAGCTGCAGTACTAGGCGAAATAGAAGTTGCAAAAACAGAATTTGATAATTACAAAAAAGCTTTCGTGAATGAAAATCCTGCTTCACCTGCACTTATTACGACCATGAATCAGTTTCATCCTTTGGAAGAAATTGAGTACCTGAAAAAAATAGAAGCTGCACTCGCTGCCTCCATGCCAAATAGTGAGTATCACCAATCGTTAAAACTCACTGTTCAGCAATCTGAGATGCAGGCCCAGATGATGGAGATGGAAAAACAACAGGCCGAACTAACTGCTAATCTCTTAAAAACAGGAACGCCTGCCCCGGAAATTGATTTACCGGGAATCGATGGAAATAACATTAAACTTTCTTCGCTTAGAGGAAAATATGTCCTCATCGATTTTTGGGCATCCTGGTGTGTGCCTTGCAGGAATGAAAATCCGAATGTTGTCCGCTTGTATGAAAAATACAAAGACAAAGGATTTGAAGTGTATTCTGTTTCTCTGGATGATAAAAAAGACAAGTGGATTAATGCCATTAATAAAGACGGTTTAGTATGGAAATCGCATGTAAGTGAATTAAAACAATGGCAATCTGCAGTGGTAAGTACTTATGGAATTCAATCCATTCCATTTACCGTTTTATTAGATAAAAAAGGAAATGTATTAGCAACTAATCTTCGTGGCACACAACTTGAGGATAAGTTGAAAGAACTTTTAGGCGTATGA
- a CDS encoding AhpC/TSA family protein, which yields MKLIKILSLASCLLFTANTFAQKSEASKKESASTTDVKEVTIDATIKNGIGKMIYVENFEKSGLAARVDSATINKKGKVLFKLKIDKTGFYRFSSVPSDFFVLILQPGEKVAVMADYAQLNKSYSVKGSVHSQKLLEFVNLVNHYVIERDSIQNKVKEFAGKGDQASANKANQEATEAYNRFIVNRDKFINDNPASPALLGALNHINQNQDLELMRKIENALGTSMPGSPFHESVKQLRMNLEAKLAEEQRKQKEQAELAGRIAPGKPAPAIEMNDANGNPLPLSSLKGKYVLIDFWASWCGPCRKENPNVVRVYNKYKDKGFTVYSVSIDSQKANWLAAIEKDGLSWPNHVSQLLGWQTPILKEYGITGIPFTVLIDKEGNIIQTNLRGPMLEQKLIEIFGF from the coding sequence ATGAAATTAATTAAGATATTATCTCTGGCAAGTTGTCTGCTTTTTACTGCAAACACGTTTGCTCAAAAATCGGAAGCTTCTAAAAAAGAAAGCGCTTCAACTACTGATGTTAAGGAAGTCACTATTGACGCGACCATTAAAAACGGTATCGGCAAAATGATTTATGTTGAGAATTTTGAAAAATCCGGGCTAGCTGCACGTGTCGACAGTGCTACGATTAACAAAAAGGGGAAAGTCCTTTTTAAATTAAAAATTGATAAGACCGGTTTTTACCGATTTTCTTCTGTTCCTTCCGACTTTTTTGTTTTAATCCTTCAACCCGGCGAAAAAGTAGCAGTGATGGCAGATTATGCTCAATTAAATAAATCCTATTCGGTGAAAGGCTCTGTCCATTCACAAAAATTACTTGAGTTTGTTAATCTGGTTAATCACTATGTGATTGAGCGGGATTCGATACAGAATAAAGTAAAAGAGTTCGCAGGAAAAGGAGACCAGGCCTCTGCCAATAAAGCGAATCAGGAAGCAACTGAGGCCTACAATCGTTTTATTGTAAACAGAGATAAATTCATCAATGACAATCCTGCATCACCAGCCTTGCTGGGTGCATTAAATCACATCAATCAAAATCAGGATTTGGAATTGATGCGTAAGATTGAAAATGCACTTGGTACATCCATGCCCGGAAGTCCGTTTCACGAAAGTGTAAAACAATTACGCATGAATCTGGAAGCAAAACTTGCGGAAGAACAACGCAAACAAAAAGAACAGGCAGAACTCGCCGGAAGAATTGCTCCAGGAAAACCCGCCCCTGCCATTGAAATGAATGATGCCAATGGAAATCCACTTCCGCTTTCTTCCTTAAAAGGAAAATATGTGCTCATCGATTTTTGGGCATCATGGTGTGGACCATGCCGTAAAGAAAATCCGAATGTGGTTCGCGTTTATAATAAATACAAGGACAAAGGATTTACTGTATATAGCGTGTCCATCGATAGTCAGAAAGCAAATTGGTTAGCCGCCATTGAGAAGGATGGACTAAGCTGGCCCAATCATGTTTCACAACTTCTAGGGTGGCAAACTCCCATATTAAAAGAATACGGAATTACAGGTATTCCTTTTACTGTTTTAATTGATAAAGAAGGAAACATCATACAGACCAATTTACGTGGTCCAATGCTCGAACAAAAGCTGATTGAAATATTCGGATTCTGA